ATAATTTTTTGTATATTGTTTGAAAGCAGACAGGCATTTGCTTTATCTTTTGGGTCGCTTGCAAAAACCTTTCTTTCTCTGCTAGATGCAGAGATATCTTTTTGATGGCTTCCAAATGATAGGAGTTTCACTATTATTAGTCATCTGCTTTTGAGAGAATTTATAAACAACAGTTGTTATTATATTTAAGTCTCTTAATTTTTATTATTTTTTATTTAGGTGTTTATTCATGGCTGTTCCAAAAAGAAAAACAACCCCATCTCGTCAGGGTATGAGACGTAGTCATCACGCATTATCTGCTTCTGCGAGCACGGAATGTGAGTCTTGCGGTGAGCGCAAGCGCCCACACCATGTCTGCAGTCATTGTGGATCCTATAAAAGTCGCGAAGTCGTCGCTGCTGAAGGTAACGCTTTAAAAGGTGCTGTTCGGGTTTAATCTTTATTAAGATTTTCGAGCTTGATTGGGTGTAAGGTTAGGTTGAGATTAGGGTGCGCGAAAATATGAAAGACTCAGAGGACGATATAAAAGTGCAAGGTGATCTTTCTTCAGCTGTAGAATCTCCTAAAGATGTACCTTATACCCTTGCCATAGATGCTATGGGTGGAGATCGGGGGGCTGATATTGTTTTTGCGGCTCTAGATAAGACTGCCGATCGCCATCCTTGGATAAAAGTTCTGTTGGTTGGAGATTCACCCTCTCTTCAAAGAGGGCTTTTACGCCATTCTAAGGCCGCTAAGATTTGTGATATCCGTCACGCCCCTATGGTAATTCCTATGGATATGAAGCCTACTAAGGCTCTTAGAGTTCAGGGGAGTTCCATGCAGATAGCAATGAAGGCTGTCGCTGAAGGGGAGGCTAAGGGGGTTGTTTCTGCTGGGAATAGTGGGGCGATGTTGGCGCTTGCAAAGATCATTATAAAAGTTCTCCCTGGTATTTCTCGCCCCGCCCTTGTTGCAGTCCAGCCGTCAGCTCGTGGTGATGTTGTTATGCTTGATCTAGGAGCTAACTTGGCCTGTGATGCACGTAATCTTGTTGAGTTTGCCATTATGGGAGAGGCATTTTCTCAAGCTATGTTAGGGATTAATGAGCCATCTATAGGTCTTCTTAATGTTGGGTCTGAAGATGTTAAAGGGGATGAGCGTCTGCATGAAGCAGCAATGCGCTTGCGAGCGGGGCCTTTAGCTTCGAGATTTGTCGGCTTTGTTGAAGGTCATGATATTACAGCTGGCCATACGGATGTTATTGTTACCGATGGTTTTACAGGTAATATTGCTTTAAAAATGGGGGAGGGAGCTCTTAAGCTTGCTTATGGCCTCTTAAGAGCTGTTTTTGCTACCTCTGTAATGACGAAACTTGGCTATCTTCTTGCGCGTCGTGGGCTGGATCGTATGAAGGATTGGATTGATCCTCGTCGTTATAATGGCGCTCTTCTGGTTGGGCTTAATGGGATTGTTGTGAAATCCCATGGGGGGGCCGATGTTGAAAGTTTTGCCGCAGCTGTGGATGTGGCGGTGGATGCCGTAACTTTTGATATAAATGAGCATATCAAAAAGCGCTTAAATGAATCTCAAAAAGCATTTTTGGTGAAATCTTGACGCATGAATTTTTCTAAAACTGAAGACTGTATGAACGCTAATATTCCTCGAGTTATTTTTAAGTCTATAGGGGCTTATCTCCCTCGTAATAAAGTTACGAATGAGGAGCTTTCAAAAAAAGTTGATACTTCGGATGATTGGATTCGTGGGAGAACTGGAATTTCTAAGCGTGCTTTAGCAGAGCTTGATGAAACAGCAACTTTTATGGGGGCTCAGGCTGCTTCTCAAGCTTTGAAAAGGGCTGGATTATCCCCTGAAGATATTGACGGAATTATTGTAGCGACATCGACGCCAGACCAAGTTTTTCCAGCATTGGCAGTTCGGATACAAGCGGAGTTAGGGATTAAGTCAGCTTTTGGATTTGATATTAGCGCAGCTTGCTCTGGTTTTGTTTATGCTGTTTCTGTTGCAGATGCCATGTTGAAGCAACGATTGGGGCAACGTTTTCTTGTTTTAGGGGTAGAAGTTTTTTCCCGATTGCTCGATTGGACCGATAGGACAACATGTGTACTTTTTGGTGATGGTGCAGGAGCCGTTGTTTTGGAAAGTGTGATGTCGTCTGAGCAAGATGGAATTTTATCAACAAAAATTAGTTCGGATGGTACACTTTCTGATATCCTTTTTGTCGATGGTGCTTTGGGTGTTCCGGGAACAACTGGAAAGTTGAAAATGCAAGGGCGGGAAGTTTTTAGAAGAGCCGTTGGGTTATTAGCTTCTTCCGTTAAAGAGACACTTGCTGCTAATAATATGGAAATGAAAGATATTGATTGGTTGGTTCCTCATCAAGCGAATCAAAGAATTATCGAGGCCTTAGCAAAAAATTTAGATTTTCCATTAGAAAAAGTAATTTCTACAATTTCTGAGCATGCCAATACTTCGGCTGCATCAATTCCTCTAGCATTGGCGCACGGATTCTCAGATGGACGGATTAAAAAAGGCGATTTGATCTTAATGGAAGCTCTTGGTGGTGGGTTAACTTGGGGTGCTGTTTTGCTGAGAGTTTAGTAATCTCATTGTTTTATGGGAAATATTTTAAAACCATTAAGGAAATAAAAATGCAGAGAGAATTTTCTTCAAATCAGTCGTATGTTTTGCTTTCCGATTTAGCAAATGAGTTAAAAATACCAGCATATCGTTTGAGAAGTTGGGAAGTTCTTTATCCTTTTATTCAATCTTTTAGAGATTCTGCAGGAAGACGTTTTTATGATAAAAAGACTGTGGGAATTTTCAAAGAAATTTCGCGTCTTCTTTATCAAGAAGGTCGTAAAAATACAGAAATATTTTCTCTCATTTCTGCTATGTTGGATGGAGAGGATGACGCGTTGAAGGCCACGTCTTCCCAAGAAGAGAATATCTCTTTTAATATGGATGGCGTTTCTTCATCTTCTTTTTTAAGAAAATTGAGAGAGATTTTTGAAGATTTGAATAAGTTGGGCGAGACGATTGCGTATCAAAAAAATATTTGATATTCTCCGTTTGTTTTCGTCGGGCAGTAGCGCAGCCTGGTAGCGCATCAGTCTGGGGGACTGGGGGTCGTGGGTTCGAATCCCGCCTGCCCGACCACTTAAGATTTTCTTAAGTGGTCTTTTTTTTGACTAAATAATATCAATCTCTTTCTGAAAAGATTTTTTCTTATGCTGTGTTGTAGATGTCCAGATTGTCCATAGAAGATGCAAAGAGGACATAATTGCAGGCCCTACGAATAGACCGAGTAGTCCCCAAGTTTCAGCTCCACCAATAATGCCAAAAAGAACCCATAAAAAAGGAAGCTTTGTATTACCACCGATTAAAGCTGGCCTAATGAAATGATCTGCAATGAAAAGCACAATGATGCCCGCGAAGAATGTAACAATTGCAGCAACCATGTGCCCCTGAGAGAGTAAAATAAAGGAAACAATTGCAACAAAAACAGCGCCTAACATTGGCAGAATAGCTGCGAAAGCAGTTAGAAATCCGAAGAGGATAGGTTGTGGGGCATGTGCTAGAATATAAATAATACCAATAGCAACGCCTTCGCCAAGAGCGACCATAACAAGGCCAGCTACAGTTCCATGAATAGAGCCAACAATCTGTCTGCCTATCGTTTCTCCGTGTCTACCAAAAAGGCGTCTGGAGGCAACTAAGCTCTTTTCTATAATAGCATTCCCATCCTTTAAGAGAAAAAAGAAAATCAAAAATGTAAAGACAAATAACAGGCTACTATGAACTGCAAACATGCCAACTTCACGTGTGATTTTCACACCGTGTGTGAAATTGACGGAGTATATCATCCCAGAAAGAGCTCCTGGCTCTCCTAAGTTTTCTTTCCACCAAAAAAGCATTTTATTTTGATCTACAGGAAGAGAATAGATCCATTTTGGAGCTGGAATACCGACTTTTTGAATATGTTCCAATAATTTTGCAACATCGCTTAATTCATCAGCAATTTGTATAATAAGCCAAACGAGTGGGCCTAGAATTGCGAGGAAGAGTACAAAAGTGAACAGAGCGGCAAGCCAAAGGGATTTTTTAGGCGCTAATTTTTTATTTGCCCATTGATAAGAAGGCCAGAACGCAATTGCCAATATCCCTCCCCAAATAATTGCAGAGAGAAAGTCTCGCAACATATAAATTGAAAAAGCAAGAATGATGATAGACAAGAGTACTCTTGCGTAAAAATGGAGTTGCTTTCTGTTGAGGTGGGGAATATCTTTAGAGAATAAGGACATTTTAATGTTTGTCTCTTCGTAAAAGCTTTTATAGTATGGTAACTCTGTTGTATCGACTTTCTTGACGATATCATACAGTTACTTATATAAAGTCGCCATTCCATTTTAGAGAATTTTAGTATTTAGCCTGTTCTAATGCTTAAAATTCTTTTATAATGGGAGGGATTTTTTGATCTAATTATCATTTATTTTTTAAGGAAATACAGTATGTCCCGCCGTTGCGAGATTACGGGAAAAGGCGTTTTGACCGGAAATAATGTTAGCCATGCGAATAACAGAAGCCGTCGCCGTTTTTTACCTAACTTACAAGATGCCAGCTTGCTTTCAGAAACACTTGGCACTTCTATCAGAATGCGTTTGACAACACGCGGTTTACGAACCATTGAGCACAATGGTGGTTTGGATGCTTTTCTATTAAATACACCAAACAGAAAACTTTCTCCGGAAGCTTTGCGTTTGAAACGTCGTATTCAACGTGTTCGTGATCGTGCGGATGTCGTTGTAGCCTAAAGTTTAAGTTTTATAGAAAAAGTGTCTGGGGAGGTACTCCTTCTTCTGGTTAGGCTCGCTGGCACCTATTTATTTTATTGTTAATTAATAGCGTTTACCTGCTTAAACAGGAATTTATGGAGGCATTTGGTGTCTGACAGCATCCAAGGAGCAAAATCAGCTCTTTCACGTATTCGTAACATCGGGATTACAGCCCATATTGATGCGGGAAAAACAACAACAACAGAAAGAATTCTTCATTACACAGGCGTTTCTCATAAAATTGGTGAAGTGCATGAAGGTAATACCACAACAGATTACATGGCTCAGGAACGTGAGCGTGGGATTACCATTACTTCAGCTGCCGTGACTTGCGAGTGGAATGACCATCGAATCAATATTATTGATACCCCAGGCCATATTGATTTTAACATCGAAGTGAACCGCTCATTGCGTGTTCTCGATGGAGCCGTTTTTGTCATCGAGGGGGTTGCTGGTGTGCAGCCTCAGTCAGAAACAAATTGGCGTTTAGCTGATCGTTATAATGTTCCTCGCATTATTTTTATCAATAAGCTTGATAGAACTGGTGCTGATTTTTACTATGCTTTCAGTACCCTAAAAGAGAAATTAGACATCGTCGCTATTCCTCTTCAGCTTCCAATTGGTGCCGAAGAAAATTTTGTAGGTGTTGTTGATCTTGTCGAAATGAGAGCCATCATTTGGGAAGGTGGTGATCTGGGAGCAAAGTATCATTATGAAGAGATTCCTGAAGATTTAAAAGAAAAAGCAGAAGAAGCTCGTCAGAACCTTTTAGATACGGCTCTGAGCATGGAAGACGCTGCCATGGAAGAGTACTTCGAAAAAGGAGAGGTTTCTATTGAAACCTTAAAGCGCTGTATTAAAAAAGGCGCAGTCTCTGGAGAATTTAGACCAGTTCTTTGTGGGACAGCATTTAAAAACAAGGGTGTGCAGCCTCTTTTAGATGCTATTATTGACTACCTACCCGCACCAGATGAGGTCGAAGGAATTCGTATCGCACCTCCAGAGGATGAACAAGACATAGATGAGAATTTCCTTCCAGTCATTCCTGTCGATCCTGAAGGTAAATTCGCAGCTCTTGCTTTTAAAATTATTTCTGACAAGTATGGAACTCTAACTTTTGTTCGTGTTTACCGTGGCGTATTAAATTCTGGCGATACCGTTTTGAATACAACGAAGGGAACAAAAGAGCGCGTTGGTCGTATTTTTCAAATGCACGCAGATAAGCGTCAGGAAGTTAAGTCTGTTGGCGCTGGTGATATTGCTGCATTCTTGGGCTTAAAAGATACTGTAACAGGGGATACTCTTGCTGATGCAACGGATCCTGTTATTCTTGAACGCATGCAATTCCCTGTTCCTGTCATTGATATTTCCGTTGAGCCAAAAACAAAAGATGCGGTTGAAAAGATGACAATTGCTCTGCAAAAATTAACGGCAGAAGATCCTTCTTTACAACTAAAAACGGATCAAGAAACAGGTCAAACGATTTTATCTGGTATGGGTGAATTACATCTTGATATTATTGTAGATCGGTTACAGCGTGAATATGGGGTTGAGGCAAA
The genomic region above belongs to Acetobacteraceae bacterium and contains:
- a CDS encoding 50S ribosomal protein L32 codes for the protein MAVPKRKTTPSRQGMRRSHHALSASASTECESCGERKRPHHVCSHCGSYKSREVVAAEGNALKGAVRV
- the plsX gene encoding phosphate acyltransferase PlsX, with translation MKDSEDDIKVQGDLSSAVESPKDVPYTLAIDAMGGDRGADIVFAALDKTADRHPWIKVLLVGDSPSLQRGLLRHSKAAKICDIRHAPMVIPMDMKPTKALRVQGSSMQIAMKAVAEGEAKGVVSAGNSGAMLALAKIIIKVLPGISRPALVAVQPSARGDVVMLDLGANLACDARNLVEFAIMGEAFSQAMLGINEPSIGLLNVGSEDVKGDERLHEAAMRLRAGPLASRFVGFVEGHDITAGHTDVIVTDGFTGNIALKMGEGALKLAYGLLRAVFATSVMTKLGYLLARRGLDRMKDWIDPRRYNGALLVGLNGIVVKSHGGADVESFAAAVDVAVDAVTFDINEHIKKRLNESQKAFLVKS
- a CDS encoding ketoacyl-ACP synthase III; this translates as MNANIPRVIFKSIGAYLPRNKVTNEELSKKVDTSDDWIRGRTGISKRALAELDETATFMGAQAASQALKRAGLSPEDIDGIIVATSTPDQVFPALAVRIQAELGIKSAFGFDISAACSGFVYAVSVADAMLKQRLGQRFLVLGVEVFSRLLDWTDRTTCVLFGDGAGAVVLESVMSSEQDGILSTKISSDGTLSDILFVDGALGVPGTTGKLKMQGREVFRRAVGLLASSVKETLAANNMEMKDIDWLVPHQANQRIIEALAKNLDFPLEKVISTISEHANTSAASIPLALAHGFSDGRIKKGDLILMEALGGGLTWGAVLLRV
- a CDS encoding MerR family transcriptional regulator; translated protein: MQREFSSNQSYVLLSDLANELKIPAYRLRSWEVLYPFIQSFRDSAGRRFYDKKTVGIFKEISRLLYQEGRKNTEIFSLISAMLDGEDDALKATSSQEENISFNMDGVSSSSFLRKLREIFEDLNKLGETIAYQKNI
- a CDS encoding AI-2E family transporter, translating into MSLFSKDIPHLNRKQLHFYARVLLSIIILAFSIYMLRDFLSAIIWGGILAIAFWPSYQWANKKLAPKKSLWLAALFTFVLFLAILGPLVWLIIQIADELSDVAKLLEHIQKVGIPAPKWIYSLPVDQNKMLFWWKENLGEPGALSGMIYSVNFTHGVKITREVGMFAVHSSLLFVFTFLIFFFLLKDGNAIIEKSLVASRRLFGRHGETIGRQIVGSIHGTVAGLVMVALGEGVAIGIIYILAHAPQPILFGFLTAFAAILPMLGAVFVAIVSFILLSQGHMVAAIVTFFAGIIVLFIADHFIRPALIGGNTKLPFLWVLFGIIGGAETWGLLGLFVGPAIMSSLHLLWTIWTSTTQHKKKSFQKEIDII
- a CDS encoding 50S ribosomal protein L28 gives rise to the protein MSRRCEITGKGVLTGNNVSHANNRSRRRFLPNLQDASLLSETLGTSIRMRLTTRGLRTIEHNGGLDAFLLNTPNRKLSPEALRLKRRIQRVRDRADVVVA
- the fusA gene encoding elongation factor G; this translates as MSDSIQGAKSALSRIRNIGITAHIDAGKTTTTERILHYTGVSHKIGEVHEGNTTTDYMAQERERGITITSAAVTCEWNDHRINIIDTPGHIDFNIEVNRSLRVLDGAVFVIEGVAGVQPQSETNWRLADRYNVPRIIFINKLDRTGADFYYAFSTLKEKLDIVAIPLQLPIGAEENFVGVVDLVEMRAIIWEGGDLGAKYHYEEIPEDLKEKAEEARQNLLDTALSMEDAAMEEYFEKGEVSIETLKRCIKKGAVSGEFRPVLCGTAFKNKGVQPLLDAIIDYLPAPDEVEGIRIAPPEDEQDIDENFLPVIPVDPEGKFAALAFKIISDKYGTLTFVRVYRGVLNSGDTVLNTTKGTKERVGRIFQMHADKRQEVKSVGAGDIAAFLGLKDTVTGDTLADATDPVILERMQFPVPVIDISVEPKTKDAVEKMTIALQKLTAEDPSLQLKTDQETGQTILSGMGELHLDIIVDRLQREYGVEANIGAPQVAYRETITKAHTETYTHKKQSGGSGQFAEVKIEFAPSEKPDTIIFENKIVGGAIPKEYIPAVDKGIRMQASTGVLAGFPTVDFSFTLLDGKYHDVDSSALAFEIAAKACFREGMKKAGPVILEPIMDVEITTPNEHVGDVVGDLNRRRGIIQNQETMGSTVLVRSQVPLKEMFGYISHLRSATKGRASFTMQFHHYSAVPKNVADEIMAARG